The following proteins are encoded in a genomic region of Natrinema sp. DC36:
- a CDS encoding branched-chain amino acid ABC transporter permease: MSSKTDRSSGIAGRFRGAADRFGGAAIDGLSTVTGPLDRALQPLANIYNWSLGRYFGEMNGLQFVVLFGSLLALLTIPFWGNYTLVQATWMACIWGIFAMSWDIQSGYTGYISFGHSVLSGGAGYTTAMLIHNVNPEMPMLITVPISILAALVIGLAIALPSLRLSGPYFSLITFVAVLIFTRVINPLSEYTGGELGISGVEAVYSTDPVMRTYVFMIPMLVIAATLLVVARSNIGLVLLAIRENESAVEAAGINATKFKIWSFVLSSIPMGIGGVLLAHRFGTVDPGTFIAVHNSIEMIAMAVVGGMSSILGPLGGAFLIIMLEDVILGGLESEIKWSILWAIVLLILVFARDGLFRKLWYGLERLGGDRR, from the coding sequence ATGAGTAGTAAAACAGACCGTTCGAGTGGTATCGCCGGGCGATTCAGAGGTGCCGCCGACCGATTCGGCGGTGCGGCCATTGATGGACTGAGTACCGTCACTGGTCCCCTCGATCGAGCTCTCCAGCCGCTTGCGAACATCTACAATTGGTCGCTCGGCCGGTATTTCGGCGAGATGAACGGCCTCCAGTTCGTGGTGCTGTTCGGCTCGCTGCTTGCACTCCTGACGATCCCGTTCTGGGGGAACTACACCTTAGTTCAGGCGACGTGGATGGCCTGCATCTGGGGCATCTTCGCGATGAGCTGGGACATCCAGAGCGGATATACCGGCTACATCAGTTTCGGTCATTCGGTGCTGTCCGGCGGGGCAGGGTACACGACCGCGATGTTGATTCACAACGTCAACCCGGAGATGCCGATGCTGATCACGGTTCCCATCTCGATTCTTGCGGCACTGGTTATCGGTCTCGCGATCGCGCTGCCGTCGCTCCGACTGAGCGGGCCGTACTTCTCGTTGATCACGTTCGTCGCCGTGCTGATCTTCACCCGGGTGATCAACCCGCTGAGCGAGTACACTGGCGGTGAACTGGGCATCTCCGGAGTCGAAGCGGTCTACAGCACCGATCCGGTGATGCGAACCTACGTCTTCATGATTCCGATGCTCGTGATCGCGGCCACGCTGTTGGTCGTCGCACGCTCGAACATCGGACTCGTCCTCCTGGCGATCCGTGAGAACGAGTCTGCGGTCGAAGCCGCCGGGATCAACGCGACCAAGTTCAAGATCTGGTCGTTCGTGCTCAGTTCGATACCGATGGGCATCGGCGGTGTCCTTCTCGCTCATCGATTCGGAACCGTCGATCCCGGTACGTTCATCGCGGTCCACAACAGCATCGAGATGATCGCGATGGCAGTCGTCGGCGGGATGAGTTCGATACTCGGACCACTGGGCGGTGCCTTCCTCATCATCATGTTAGAGGACGTGATTCTCGGGGGGCTCGAGAGCGAGATCAAGTGGTCGATCCTCTGGGCGATCGTCCTGCTGATCCTCGTCTTCGCCCGCGACGGCCTGTTCCGCAAACTGTGGTACGGGCTCGAGCGGCTCGGAGGTGATCGCCGATGA
- the artA gene encoding archaeosortase A has product MSALPATILASTAGSIPFADSLAWIAIGAFVVAMALEWRGAVDPARYLAAGAWVVFGVFWLTMVPHYYLEVKSPIQTLLTLAALPLCAYAGYLLVRGRESLLLLSKAVAFMGLIYLPAETIPFVRTWLIETTASQTHFGMELLGHSPGIEEGSNGYQSRFAFDPDETVTGRTTYIIMSCTGIGSMAIFGGLIAAVKAPLKRKIAPFAIAIGVIWFLNLVRNVFIGLASPWGWFQQDVLVYVATEFMGAPADRTSYIVAHNFIAQSLSIVALLGITYLVVRLLPEVFEPLEEVLYILTGTEYDLADALGTEAPPVDGSDAVAASESASDTGDAPDLDVTEPDVDPESASGPETDDD; this is encoded by the coding sequence ATGTCGGCCCTACCCGCGACGATCCTCGCTTCGACTGCCGGATCCATTCCGTTCGCGGACTCGCTCGCGTGGATCGCGATCGGCGCGTTCGTCGTAGCGATGGCCCTCGAGTGGCGCGGTGCCGTCGACCCCGCTCGATACCTCGCTGCGGGTGCCTGGGTCGTCTTCGGCGTCTTCTGGCTGACGATGGTCCCCCACTACTATCTCGAGGTCAAGAGCCCCATCCAGACGCTGCTGACGCTCGCCGCGTTGCCGCTGTGTGCCTACGCGGGCTACCTGCTCGTCCGGGGCCGCGAGTCGCTGCTCTTGCTCTCGAAAGCGGTCGCGTTCATGGGACTCATCTATCTGCCGGCCGAGACGATCCCGTTCGTCCGCACCTGGCTGATCGAGACGACCGCGTCCCAGACCCACTTCGGGATGGAACTGTTGGGGCACAGCCCCGGCATCGAAGAGGGCTCGAACGGCTACCAGAGCCGTTTCGCCTTCGATCCCGACGAGACGGTCACCGGACGGACGACCTACATCATCATGTCCTGTACCGGGATCGGCAGCATGGCCATCTTCGGCGGGCTGATCGCGGCGGTCAAGGCGCCGCTCAAACGGAAGATAGCGCCCTTCGCGATCGCCATCGGCGTCATTTGGTTTCTCAACCTCGTGCGCAACGTCTTCATCGGCCTGGCCTCGCCGTGGGGCTGGTTCCAGCAGGACGTCCTCGTTTACGTCGCCACGGAGTTCATGGGCGCGCCAGCCGACCGGACCTCCTACATCGTCGCCCACAACTTCATCGCCCAGTCGCTGTCGATCGTCGCCCTGCTGGGGATCACCTACCTGGTCGTCCGCCTCCTCCCCGAAGTCTTCGAGCCCCTCGAGGAGGTCCTCTACATCCTGACGGGCACGGAGTACGACCTCGCAGACGCGCTCGGAACGGAAGCGCCTCCCGTCGATGGCTCGGACGCGGTCGCCGCGTCCGAATCGGCTTCCGACACCGGTGATGCGCCCGATCTTGACGTCACCGAGCCCGATGTCGACCCCGAGTCCGCATCGGGCCCCGAAACGGACGATGACTGA
- a CDS encoding MarR family transcriptional regulator: MVDVLDNKRAATRFRILVQIAERQPAVSQGEIAEEVGVTSQAVSEYIRDLVDEGFVEKEGRSRYRVTNEGVDWLFRTADDVRRFADHVTGDVLGAMSEAAYIATDDIADGETVSLSVEDGLLHATPGDEGPATGVATTDAEAGTDVGVTSFEGVMELEPGSVTVLQVPAVRTGGSRAVDSETVAEHCEDADLVVASGVEAVVACREFGTDPAVTFAAGAVAADGAERGLDVTAVATTNEVGRVTDALRDADVSYEVLEG; encoded by the coding sequence ATGGTCGACGTCCTCGACAACAAACGGGCCGCGACGCGGTTTCGGATCCTCGTGCAGATCGCCGAGCGCCAGCCCGCGGTCAGCCAGGGGGAGATCGCCGAGGAAGTCGGCGTGACGAGCCAGGCCGTCAGCGAGTACATCCGCGATCTCGTCGACGAGGGGTTCGTCGAGAAGGAGGGGCGGTCCAGATACCGCGTCACCAACGAAGGCGTCGACTGGCTCTTTCGAACCGCGGACGACGTTCGCCGCTTCGCCGACCACGTCACCGGCGACGTCCTCGGCGCGATGAGCGAGGCTGCCTATATCGCAACCGACGACATCGCCGACGGGGAGACCGTCTCGCTTTCGGTCGAGGACGGATTACTCCACGCGACCCCCGGTGACGAGGGACCGGCGACCGGCGTCGCGACCACCGACGCCGAGGCCGGCACCGACGTCGGCGTCACGAGTTTCGAGGGCGTCATGGAACTCGAGCCCGGCTCGGTGACCGTCCTGCAGGTGCCCGCAGTTCGAACCGGCGGCAGCCGAGCGGTCGATTCGGAGACCGTCGCCGAGCACTGCGAAGACGCCGATCTCGTCGTCGCGTCCGGTGTCGAGGCGGTCGTCGCCTGCCGAGAGTTCGGAACCGATCCGGCGGTCACGTTCGCGGCCGGTGCAGTCGCCGCCGACGGCGCCGAACGCGGCCTCGACGTGACCGCAGTCGCGACGACGAACGAGGTCGGCCGGGTCACGGACGCGCTTCGAGACGCAGATGTCTCCTACGAAGTACTCGAGGGCTGA
- a CDS encoding ABC transporter ATP-binding protein yields MTDPILEVEDLNVYYGKSHALKGVSLSIDEGEIYGVIGPNGAGKTTMLNAIAGFVEYDGTIRYDGTDLATVKPQQIVRDGLIYCTEDRDLFPYFSVHENLLMGAQFRSDRDEVKADLDMVYDLFPRLDERREQEAETMSGGEQQMLAVGRALMSDPDVLMLDEPTLGLAPVIIQDIGDALQKLQAETGLTILLAEQNSTFALTHAERLSLIETGEIELSGTHDEFHDNEYVREAYVGVH; encoded by the coding sequence ATGACTGATCCGATACTCGAGGTCGAAGATCTCAACGTCTACTACGGCAAGTCACACGCACTGAAGGGCGTCTCGCTGTCGATCGACGAGGGCGAGATCTACGGCGTGATCGGCCCGAACGGGGCCGGCAAGACGACCATGCTCAACGCCATCGCCGGCTTCGTCGAATACGACGGGACGATCCGCTACGACGGAACGGATCTCGCCACCGTGAAGCCACAGCAGATCGTCAGGGACGGCCTGATCTACTGTACCGAGGATCGGGACCTGTTCCCGTACTTCTCGGTCCACGAGAACCTGCTGATGGGTGCCCAGTTCCGAAGCGATCGCGACGAGGTCAAAGCCGACCTCGACATGGTCTACGACCTGTTCCCGCGGCTGGACGAACGCCGCGAGCAGGAGGCCGAGACCATGAGCGGCGGCGAACAGCAGATGCTCGCCGTCGGTCGCGCGCTGATGAGCGACCCCGACGTGTTGATGCTCGACGAACCGACGCTCGGGCTCGCACCGGTCATCATCCAGGATATCGGGGACGCGCTCCAGAAACTCCAGGCGGAGACCGGGCTGACGATCCTGCTCGCCGAGCAGAACTCGACGTTCGCCCTGACTCACGCGGAACGACTCTCGCTGATCGAGACCGGTGAGATCGAGCTGTCGGGGACTCACGACGAGTTCCACGACAACGAGTACGTCCGCGAAGCGTACGTCGGCGTCCACTGA
- a CDS encoding branched-chain amino acid ABC transporter permease, with translation MLDAILSVLILGAMMSAIYALVAIGFTMIFGVGGVLNLAHGGLIMIGAYSFLVVTSSSVFGSIAVPTALGFVVAIVVTALASYLLYGGLVRHIEDNVVITFLSTVMIALLLTELVHHQFGASPRTLLPIVDGSLNLEWAGTRINHMYILGFIVSWISIGLLWYYVSRTDEGRSILASSMSERGAQLTGVDLVSVKSRTWLIAGALAGIAGVFLGTLQTTSPSMWLNPLAIAFIIVVIGGIGSIKGSVVAAYFIGYLEQFTLEFLGTGYQGIFSLVVLVAVLLLRPEGLFGREFAHE, from the coding sequence ATGCTTGATGCAATTCTCTCGGTGCTGATCTTGGGGGCGATGATGAGTGCGATCTATGCGCTCGTCGCCATCGGATTTACGATGATCTTCGGTGTCGGTGGTGTATTGAACCTCGCCCACGGCGGGCTGATCATGATCGGTGCGTACTCGTTCTTAGTGGTCACGTCGTCGTCGGTGTTCGGCTCGATCGCGGTCCCGACGGCACTGGGGTTCGTCGTCGCGATCGTCGTGACTGCGCTCGCATCGTACCTGCTATACGGTGGGCTTGTCCGACACATCGAGGACAACGTCGTGATCACGTTCCTCTCGACGGTCATGATCGCACTCCTCCTCACGGAACTCGTCCATCACCAATTCGGTGCGAGTCCACGGACGCTCCTCCCGATCGTAGACGGCTCGCTCAACCTCGAATGGGCCGGTACCCGGATCAATCACATGTACATCCTCGGGTTTATCGTCTCGTGGATTTCGATCGGCCTCCTGTGGTACTACGTCAGCCGAACCGACGAGGGGCGGTCGATCCTCGCATCGTCGATGAGCGAACGAGGCGCACAGCTAACCGGCGTCGATCTCGTGTCCGTGAAATCGCGGACGTGGTTGATCGCGGGCGCGCTGGCCGGAATCGCCGGCGTGTTCCTGGGAACGCTTCAGACGACCTCACCCAGTATGTGGCTCAATCCGCTCGCGATCGCGTTCATCATCGTCGTGATCGGCGGTATCGGCAGCATCAAAGGTTCCGTCGTCGCCGCCTATTTCATCGGCTATCTCGAGCAGTTCACGCTCGAATTCCTCGGCACGGGATACCAGGGGATCTTCTCGCTGGTCGTCCTCGTCGCCGTCTTGCTCCTCCGACCGGAGGGGCTCTTCGGGAGGGAGTTTGCCCATGAGTAG
- a CDS encoding thioesterase family protein encodes MGDHGTSDSERGSDGPAFQSVFENRVRFAETDQQGIVFYGEYFTFQDEAVSAFLRAIDYGYDRMLEDGWQIHVVNTQLNYHTGGEFEDVIDNELRVADIGTASLEYEYRATRKRDDEILADGTVTQVAVDRETEKPTRIPDEFRDAVAAFQGGLESGE; translated from the coding sequence ATGGGAGACCACGGTACGAGCGATTCCGAGCGCGGGTCCGACGGCCCCGCCTTCCAGTCCGTCTTCGAGAATCGCGTCCGCTTTGCCGAAACCGACCAGCAGGGAATCGTCTTCTACGGCGAGTACTTCACCTTTCAGGACGAGGCCGTCTCCGCGTTCCTGCGAGCGATCGACTACGGCTACGACCGGATGCTCGAGGACGGCTGGCAGATCCACGTCGTCAACACGCAACTGAACTACCACACCGGCGGGGAGTTCGAGGACGTGATCGACAACGAACTGCGGGTCGCCGACATCGGGACGGCGAGTCTCGAGTACGAGTATCGGGCCACACGCAAGCGTGACGACGAGATCCTGGCCGATGGAACCGTCACGCAGGTCGCCGTCGACCGCGAGACGGAGAAGCCGACTCGAATCCCCGACGAGTTCCGCGACGCCGTCGCGGCGTTTCAGGGCGGCCTCGAATCCGGCGAGTAG
- a CDS encoding metallophosphoesterase yields the protein MTDVDIDVPFDVRDRSVYVPATATLVLADLHLGKAAASSVNAPIDDGSDVLDRLQGLLEATEPATVVIAGDLLHSFSRLPRGVERDLDRLTDAVDDAGAKLIVTPGNHDTMLAEAFDGETAAEYELADGETVVCHGHERPDATAERYIVGHDHPALAIEGRKRPCFLYGPDAFEGADVLVLPAFTRLAAGSTVNGKDGRDFQTPLVRDADGFYPAVRDDSSGETLWFPPLGELRRLL from the coding sequence ATGACTGACGTCGACATCGACGTCCCGTTCGATGTTCGCGATCGGTCCGTCTACGTTCCGGCCACAGCGACGCTCGTACTCGCGGACCTCCACCTCGGGAAAGCGGCCGCCTCGAGCGTCAACGCTCCGATCGACGACGGGAGCGACGTCCTCGATCGATTACAGGGGTTGCTCGAGGCGACCGAGCCGGCCACGGTCGTAATCGCCGGCGACCTGCTCCACTCGTTTTCGCGACTTCCGCGCGGTGTCGAGCGGGATCTCGACCGACTCACCGACGCGGTCGACGACGCCGGGGCCAAGCTGATCGTCACGCCGGGCAACCACGATACGATGCTCGCGGAGGCCTTCGACGGTGAGACGGCCGCCGAATACGAACTGGCCGACGGTGAAACGGTTGTCTGTCACGGCCACGAGCGGCCCGACGCGACGGCCGAGCGATACATCGTCGGCCACGACCATCCCGCGCTGGCGATCGAGGGGCGCAAACGGCCGTGTTTCCTCTACGGTCCCGACGCCTTCGAGGGAGCGGACGTGCTCGTGCTCCCGGCGTTCACCCGGCTGGCAGCCGGTTCGACCGTCAACGGAAAGGACGGCCGCGACTTCCAGACGCCGCTCGTCCGGGACGCCGACGGGTTCTACCCCGCGGTCAGGGACGACTCGAGCGGCGAGACGCTCTGGTTCCCGCCGCTGGGCGAGTTGCGGCGGTTGCTGTGA
- a CDS encoding ABC transporter ATP-binding protein, with the protein MSVLEVENLTKKFGGLVAVDDFSFEVDKGEIVGLIGPNGSGKSTVFNCIMGIYGVTDGSIRFNGDDITDDSTHQVVNKGLSRVSQESNPIDSMSVAGNIKLFTLPNSIVSLRGGATQEEIYEYAARIDIEDDLQEMPDELPHADVRRLEIAKALATEPELLLLDEPFAGMNQAEIGELAAQIERFREEGMTMVVVDHNMGGLMGLVDRVVVLNNGDFLASGTPEEIAQDDAVQEAYLAGEGL; encoded by the coding sequence ATGAGCGTGCTGGAAGTCGAGAATCTTACGAAGAAGTTCGGCGGCCTCGTCGCCGTCGACGACTTCTCGTTCGAGGTCGACAAGGGCGAAATCGTCGGCCTGATCGGCCCGAACGGCTCGGGCAAGTCCACGGTGTTCAACTGCATCATGGGCATCTACGGCGTCACCGACGGATCGATCCGGTTCAACGGCGACGACATCACCGACGATTCGACCCACCAGGTCGTCAACAAGGGGCTCTCGCGAGTCTCACAGGAATCGAACCCGATCGACTCGATGTCGGTCGCCGGCAACATCAAGCTGTTCACGCTCCCCAACAGCATCGTCTCGCTGCGCGGCGGTGCCACGCAGGAGGAGATCTACGAGTACGCGGCTCGTATCGACATCGAAGACGATCTCCAGGAGATGCCGGACGAACTCCCCCACGCGGACGTTCGCCGCCTCGAGATCGCCAAGGCGCTGGCGACCGAGCCCGAACTCCTGTTGCTCGACGAGCCCTTCGCCGGGATGAACCAGGCGGAGATCGGGGAGCTCGCCGCCCAGATCGAACGCTTCCGCGAGGAAGGAATGACGATGGTCGTCGTCGATCACAACATGGGCGGGCTGATGGGACTCGTCGACCGCGTCGTCGTCCTCAACAACGGCGACTTCCTCGCGTCGGGAACGCCCGAGGAGATCGCCCAGGACGACGCAGTCCAGGAGGCGTATCTCGCCGGGGAGGGACTATAA
- a CDS encoding ABC transporter substrate-binding protein, whose protein sequence is MTTTLAGCLGGVGGGGDDGTLKIGHLAPTGLSMGKGSERSAEIAVEELKEGDGVLDQEIELINENTEQSVSTTTPIVERMINKQNVDVIVGTFSSEVTQAIIDQPIADSTVPFLITGSADSSTLKDTVNEDYDKYKNIFRTGPINSELQAEAIADYAEYLNELHGWTDFAHLPEEAAWTKPFRDLLPGYLEDRGLNLVYEEVPSADTSNFTPFLDGIEDAGADAVIRFFAKGGRGQLLKDWAGNYPFALEGVHVASMSPQFWDQSNGGCIFETTSQSGGGGVGPITDKTMDFVDKYEEKYGDGEPPSKPMYMGFNTYDAIHFYSKVAEEAGTVNHSDNLDDIVDAMLSVEHTGAATDLSLYGTDSEYPHDVKETRNEEDKVNYPVTQWQPDGNGGGSQQIVYPKADSTAEHMPPSWM, encoded by the coding sequence GTGACGACGACGCTGGCCGGCTGCCTCGGCGGTGTCGGGGGTGGCGGCGACGACGGAACGCTGAAGATTGGACATCTCGCACCGACCGGCCTGTCGATGGGGAAGGGGTCGGAGCGAAGCGCCGAAATCGCCGTCGAGGAACTGAAAGAGGGCGACGGCGTGCTCGATCAAGAGATCGAACTGATCAACGAGAACACCGAACAGTCGGTCAGCACGACGACGCCGATCGTCGAGCGGATGATCAACAAGCAGAACGTCGACGTGATCGTGGGGACGTTCAGCAGCGAGGTCACCCAAGCGATCATCGATCAGCCGATCGCGGACAGCACCGTTCCGTTCCTCATCACCGGGTCGGCGGACTCGAGTACGCTGAAAGACACGGTCAACGAGGACTACGATAAGTACAAGAACATCTTCCGAACGGGCCCGATCAACTCCGAACTGCAGGCCGAAGCGATCGCCGACTACGCCGAGTATCTCAACGAATTACACGGCTGGACGGACTTCGCACATCTACCCGAAGAAGCGGCTTGGACGAAGCCGTTCCGCGATCTGCTTCCGGGCTATCTCGAGGACCGCGGTCTCAACCTCGTCTACGAAGAGGTGCCGAGCGCGGACACCTCGAACTTCACGCCGTTCCTCGACGGGATCGAAGACGCCGGTGCGGACGCAGTGATCCGGTTCTTCGCGAAAGGCGGACGGGGACAGCTCCTCAAGGACTGGGCCGGGAACTATCCGTTCGCTCTCGAGGGCGTTCACGTCGCATCGATGTCGCCCCAGTTCTGGGATCAGTCGAACGGCGGCTGTATCTTCGAGACGACCTCCCAGTCCGGCGGCGGGGGGGTCGGCCCGATAACGGACAAGACGATGGACTTCGTCGACAAGTACGAGGAGAAGTACGGCGACGGGGAGCCACCGAGCAAGCCGATGTACATGGGATTCAACACCTACGACGCGATCCATTTCTACAGCAAGGTCGCCGAGGAGGCCGGGACTGTCAACCACAGTGATAACCTCGATGATATCGTCGACGCCATGCTGAGCGTCGAACACACCGGCGCAGCGACGGATCTCTCCCTCTATGGGACGGACTCGGAGTATCCCCACGACGTCAAGGAGACGCGAAACGAGGAGGATAAGGTCAACTACCCGGTCACGCAGTGGCAGCCCGACGGTAACGGCGGCGGGAGTCAGCAGATCGTCTATCCGAAAGCGGACAGCACGGCAGAACACATGCCGCCATCCTGGATGTAA
- a CDS encoding transporter yields MVRVSTVVMIVGVGLLLVPIPPIATALGILVVLLGIGLRLFANV; encoded by the coding sequence ATGGTCAGAGTATCGACGGTGGTGATGATCGTCGGCGTCGGATTGCTCCTCGTTCCGATTCCGCCGATCGCGACTGCACTGGGTATCCTGGTGGTTCTCCTCGGTATCGGTCTTCGGCTCTTCGCTAACGTGTGA
- a CDS encoding NAD(P)/FAD-dependent oxidoreductase, giving the protein MPSPPRVIVVGGGLAGLVAARHLAGGGIDVAVLERRDTVGGRVRTLERDGYRFDRGFQVLFTGYPAVQRELDREALELRRFAPGATVAGPDGRSTLADPLREPETIPATLSSPSVSVGDALRVARLWWDLRRTDPSALFAGHDATIDAFLRERGFSRRFVEDFLAPFYGGITLDRSLSTSSRVFEYTFKTLAAGEIAVPAAGMEAIPTQLADRVREVDGRIETGVTVESVSGAAGDSSGVGGRGSDESVGGRRSDAGVTVETDAGTVAADAVVVSTDPPSARELTGVDAIPTDARGCVTQYYSLPAGIDLETGRRLLLNATEQGPNHVVPHSAVAPASAPGNVTLISATYLGERTERDEELAALTRRTLESWYPDRRFDGLETVHTARVPFAQFAQPPGFFEGLPDARDPAGPVYLAGDSTRWSSIQGAMESGRQAAKAVIDDLSG; this is encoded by the coding sequence ATGCCTTCACCCCCTCGCGTCATCGTCGTCGGCGGTGGCCTCGCCGGTCTCGTCGCCGCCCGTCACCTCGCCGGCGGCGGCATCGACGTCGCTGTACTCGAGCGCCGCGACACGGTCGGCGGCCGCGTCCGAACGCTCGAGCGGGACGGCTACCGATTCGATCGCGGCTTCCAGGTGCTGTTCACCGGCTATCCCGCGGTACAGCGGGAACTCGACCGCGAGGCGCTCGAGTTGCGCCGGTTCGCACCGGGTGCCACCGTCGCCGGTCCCGACGGCCGGTCGACGCTCGCGGATCCGCTCCGCGAGCCCGAGACGATCCCCGCGACGCTGTCAAGCCCGTCCGTCTCCGTCGGTGACGCGCTACGAGTCGCCCGGCTCTGGTGGGACCTCCGGCGAACCGATCCATCGGCGTTGTTCGCCGGCCATGACGCGACCATCGACGCGTTCCTCCGCGAGCGCGGCTTCTCGAGGCGATTCGTCGAGGACTTTCTCGCCCCCTTCTACGGCGGGATCACCCTCGATCGCTCGCTGTCGACCTCGAGCCGCGTCTTCGAGTACACCTTCAAGACGCTCGCGGCGGGCGAAATCGCCGTTCCCGCAGCGGGGATGGAAGCGATCCCGACGCAGCTCGCCGACCGCGTTCGCGAGGTCGACGGTCGGATCGAGACCGGGGTCACGGTCGAGTCGGTCTCGGGGGCTGCCGGAGACTCGAGCGGTGTCGGCGGGCGCGGATCGGACGAGAGCGTCGGCGGACGCAGATCGGATGCGGGCGTCACGGTCGAGACCGACGCCGGAACCGTCGCGGCCGACGCGGTCGTCGTCTCGACCGATCCGCCGTCCGCTCGCGAGTTGACTGGCGTCGACGCGATCCCCACCGACGCGCGCGGCTGTGTCACCCAGTACTACTCGCTGCCGGCCGGTATCGACCTCGAGACGGGTCGCCGGCTGCTACTGAACGCGACCGAGCAGGGGCCGAACCACGTCGTGCCCCACAGCGCGGTCGCGCCGGCGTCCGCTCCCGGTAATGTGACCCTCATCAGCGCGACCTATCTCGGCGAGCGGACGGAGCGCGATGAGGAACTCGCTGCGCTGACGCGACGGACGCTCGAGTCGTGGTATCCGGATCGGCGGTTCGACGGGCTCGAGACGGTGCACACCGCGCGGGTTCCGTTCGCTCAGTTCGCACAGCCGCCCGGGTTTTTCGAGGGGCTGCCGGACGCCCGCGATCCCGCGGGGCCGGTCTATCTCGCGGGTGATTCCACGCGATGGTCGTCCATTCAGGGTGCGATGGAGAGCGGCCGACAGGCTGCGAAGGCGGTCATCGACGATCTGTCGGGATGA
- a CDS encoding MBL fold metallo-hydrolase, whose translation MDRIVLGNEEFEGRNNAYVLADDDELALVDTGIATDDIRRDLREGLAERGYGFADVDDIVLTHFHVDHAGLAGEIQAESDATVYVHEADAPLVAQDPDAVAAVEERRRELLEEWGVPDDARAELLAFFESAEIEGRPADPTPIEDGETLAVGGRTLETVHAPGHAAGLCCFETESGDEAFVGDALLPVYTPNVGGADVRVERPLERYVATLDRLIDRDYERVWPGHRDPIAEPTARADAILEHHRERTDTILAFLDDHGPADAWTVSAHLFGDLEGIHIVHGPGEAFAHLDHLRHDGVVAFEHGEYRLLEEPAGLEDEIR comes from the coding sequence ATGGACCGCATCGTACTCGGAAACGAGGAGTTCGAGGGCCGAAACAACGCCTACGTCCTCGCCGACGACGACGAACTCGCACTCGTCGATACCGGCATCGCCACCGACGACATCCGTCGAGACCTCCGCGAGGGGCTCGCCGAGCGCGGCTACGGGTTCGCCGACGTCGACGACATCGTCCTCACCCACTTCCACGTCGATCACGCCGGACTGGCCGGCGAGATTCAGGCCGAAAGCGACGCGACCGTTTACGTTCACGAGGCCGACGCCCCGCTGGTCGCACAGGACCCCGACGCCGTCGCCGCCGTCGAGGAGCGGCGTCGGGAACTCCTCGAGGAGTGGGGCGTCCCCGACGATGCGCGAGCCGAACTCCTCGCCTTCTTCGAGTCCGCGGAGATCGAGGGACGGCCGGCCGACCCGACCCCGATCGAGGACGGGGAGACGCTCGCGGTCGGCGGCCGAACGCTCGAGACGGTTCACGCACCGGGGCACGCGGCGGGGCTGTGCTGTTTCGAAACCGAGAGCGGCGACGAGGCGTTCGTCGGCGACGCCCTCCTGCCGGTGTACACGCCGAACGTCGGCGGCGCGGACGTCCGGGTCGAGCGCCCGCTCGAGCGCTACGTCGCGACGTTGGACCGACTCATCGACCGCGATTACGAGCGGGTCTGGCCCGGCCACCGCGATCCGATCGCGGAGCCGACCGCCCGCGCCGACGCGATCCTCGAGCACCACCGCGAGCGAACGGACACGATCCTCGCGTTTCTGGACGATCACGGACCGGCCGACGCCTGGACGGTCAGCGCCCACCTGTTCGGCGACCTCGAGGGGATCCACATCGTCCACGGACCGGGGGAGGCCTTCGCCCATCTCGATCACCTCCGCCACGACGGCGTCGTCGCGTTCGAACACGGCGAGTATCGGCTCCTCGAGGAACCGGCCGGGCTCGAGGACGAAATCCGTTGA